The Saccharothrix variisporea genome has a segment encoding these proteins:
- a CDS encoding sensor histidine kinase: protein MTSVVQRLRPEAVALKAAPREFLRTHAERLGQVTAWRVGRELLALALIVVLDVYPGFIAGPEQVHDWRAVPIAFGYAGLYLLRLGFPAIAMLGGVWVVFGYEHGGIAIVIMLAYAAGYRIVSWQRALVTAALGLAVYMLAWDMSAPTLSGPLGSWVILTVYGMVVVLPFLVGRYTAQRNALVAALQEREERVVRERRMVSRQVRLRERNRIAQDMHDSLGHRLSLISVHAGALSLDSGLGEKQREAVQVLRSAALTAMEELRGVIGVLRRDEPDEEQVRRTVDAIDELVDGARRAGVRVSLVRGGQPCPLPAKVSHAAYRIAQEGLTNASKHAPGASVQVTVKYEPDALVVEVRNNPPRVKPRDGAGFGLIGLGERVRLAGGMLHVGELPSGGFRIAAVLPYEDTAASDDEPSDEFEVPVEQAKPATGIRKWAGVGSIVLAGVVVLVVVAGYVWLGSQPLTKVVTPEVYERASVGDAEADVRARFPGGSSPVLSDLREGSEPEPAGASCEYFVTDEQTYTSGGIKVVRFCFADGKLVEKKIHLHHGA, encoded by the coding sequence GTGACGTCCGTCGTTCAGCGCTTGCGGCCCGAGGCGGTGGCCCTGAAGGCCGCCCCGCGGGAGTTCCTCCGCACCCACGCCGAGCGGCTGGGCCAGGTCACGGCGTGGCGGGTCGGGCGGGAGCTGCTGGCCCTCGCGCTCATCGTCGTGCTGGACGTCTACCCGGGGTTCATCGCCGGTCCGGAGCAGGTCCACGACTGGCGCGCGGTCCCCATCGCCTTCGGCTACGCGGGCCTGTACCTCCTGCGCCTGGGCTTCCCGGCGATCGCGATGTTGGGCGGGGTCTGGGTCGTGTTCGGCTACGAGCACGGCGGCATCGCGATCGTCATCATGCTGGCCTACGCGGCCGGCTACCGGATCGTGTCGTGGCAGCGCGCCCTGGTCACCGCCGCGCTCGGCCTGGCCGTCTACATGCTCGCGTGGGACATGTCCGCGCCCACGCTCAGCGGGCCGCTCGGGTCGTGGGTCATCCTCACCGTCTACGGCATGGTCGTGGTCCTGCCGTTCCTCGTCGGCCGCTACACCGCCCAGCGCAACGCCCTGGTCGCGGCGTTGCAGGAGCGTGAAGAGCGGGTCGTGCGGGAACGGCGCATGGTGTCCCGCCAGGTCCGCCTGCGGGAGCGGAACCGGATCGCGCAGGACATGCACGACAGCCTCGGGCACCGGCTCAGCCTCATCTCCGTGCACGCGGGCGCGTTGTCGCTGGACTCCGGGCTCGGCGAGAAGCAGCGCGAGGCCGTGCAGGTGCTGCGCAGCGCGGCGCTGACGGCGATGGAGGAGCTGCGGGGTGTCATCGGCGTGCTGCGCCGCGACGAGCCCGACGAGGAGCAGGTCCGGCGCACCGTGGACGCCATCGACGAGCTGGTCGACGGCGCGCGGCGGGCCGGCGTGCGGGTGAGCCTGGTGCGCGGCGGCCAACCGTGCCCGCTGCCCGCGAAGGTCAGCCACGCCGCGTACCGGATCGCGCAGGAGGGCCTGACCAACGCCAGCAAGCACGCGCCGGGCGCGAGCGTGCAGGTGACCGTCAAGTACGAGCCGGACGCGCTGGTCGTGGAGGTCCGCAACAACCCGCCCCGGGTCAAGCCGCGCGACGGCGCCGGGTTCGGGCTGATCGGCCTGGGCGAGCGGGTGCGCCTGGCGGGCGGCATGCTGCACGTCGGCGAGCTGCCGTCGGGCGGGTTCCGGATCGCGGCCGTGCTGCCGTACGAGGACACCGCCGCCTCCGACGACGAGCCGTCCGACGAGTTCGAGGTGCCCGTCGAGCAGGCCAAACCCGCGACCGGCATCCGCAAGTGGGCCGGGGTCGGGTCCATCGTGCTGGCCGGGGTGGTCGTGCTGGTCGTGGTCGCCGGGTACGTGTGGCTGGGCAGCCAGCCGCTGACCAAGGTGGTGACGCCGGAGGTGTACGAGCGGGCGTCGGTCGGCGACGCGGAGGCGGACGTGCGGGCGAGGTTCCCGGGCGGGTCGTCGCCGGTGCTCAGCGACCTGCGGGAGGGCTCCGAGCCCGAACCGGCGGGTGCTTCCTGCGAGTACTTCGTCACGGACGAGCAGACCTACACGTCCGGCGGGATCAAAGTCGTGCGCTTCTGCTTCGCGGACGGCAAGCTCGTCGAGAAGAAGATCCACCTGCACCATGGGGCGTGA
- a CDS encoding response regulator: MIRVLIADDEPLMRAGIKAILGTADDIELVAEAGDGREAVRIATERRVDVAVLDIRMPRLDGLAAARELRSVAPSVRVVMLTTFGEDDNIVRALSDGAAGFLLKDSAPEELLRAVRAVHSGEAYLSPMVTSRVVGMVAQVGQPRRQEAIRQVEGLTEREVEVLALLGLGMSNADVGQRLHMSEATVKTYVSRLLAKLGLTNRVQAALLARDAGLAG; encoded by the coding sequence TTGATCCGGGTCCTCATCGCCGACGACGAGCCGTTGATGCGCGCGGGCATCAAGGCCATCCTCGGCACCGCCGACGACATCGAACTGGTCGCCGAGGCGGGTGACGGGCGTGAGGCGGTGCGGATAGCGACCGAGCGGCGGGTGGACGTCGCCGTCCTGGACATCCGGATGCCCCGGCTGGACGGCTTGGCGGCGGCGCGGGAGCTGCGGTCCGTGGCGCCGTCGGTGCGGGTGGTGATGCTGACCACGTTCGGCGAGGACGACAACATCGTGCGCGCCCTGTCCGACGGGGCGGCGGGGTTCCTGCTGAAGGACTCCGCGCCGGAGGAGTTGCTGCGGGCCGTGCGGGCGGTTCACTCGGGCGAGGCTTACCTGTCACCGATGGTGACCAGTCGGGTCGTGGGGATGGTGGCCCAGGTCGGCCAGCCCCGGCGGCAGGAGGCGATCCGGCAGGTGGAGGGGCTGACCGAGCGCGAGGTGGAGGTGCTGGCGCTGCTGGGGTTGGGGATGTCCAACGCCGACGTCGGGCAGCGGCTGCACATGAGCGAGGCGACGGTGAAGACGTACGTGAGCCGGTTGTTGGCCAAGTTGGGGCTGACGAACCGGGTGCAGGCGGCGTTGCTGGCCCGGGACGCGGGGCTGGCGGGCTGA
- a CDS encoding GlsB/YeaQ/YmgE family stress response membrane protein has translation MGILGWIVLGLIAGAIAKAIMPGRDPGGIIITMLLGIVGAIIGGFIGQALFGTDINTFFDLSTWLLAILGSLVVLGIYRLVTGNRARA, from the coding sequence GTGGGCATCTTGGGTTGGATCGTACTCGGGCTGATCGCAGGCGCCATCGCCAAGGCGATCATGCCTGGTCGCGACCCGGGTGGCATCATCATCACGATGCTGCTCGGCATCGTCGGGGCCATCATCGGAGGGTTCATCGGCCAGGCCCTGTTCGGCACCGACATCAACACGTTCTTCGACCTGAGCACCTGGCTGCTGGCAATCCTCGGCTCGCTCGTCGTCCTGGGCATCTACCGCCTGGTGACGGGCAACAGGGCTCGGGCTTAA
- the dxr gene encoding 1-deoxy-D-xylulose-5-phosphate reductoisomerase translates to MSTPRTVLVLGSTGSIGTQALDVIAANRDRFTVVGLAAGGSDPAVLAAQAVEHGVEAVAVAKATAVEDVTLALYAEAQKRGYSTGDYKLPRILAGPTAMVDLIDSTPANVVLNGITGSIGLEPTLRALDSGSTLALANKESLIAGGPLVLKAAKPGQLVPVDSEHSALAQCLRGGTDAEVAKLVLTASGGPFRGRKKSELEGITAAQALAHPTWSMGPVITVNSATLVNKGLELIEAHLLFGVPYDRIDVVVHPQSVIHSMVTFTDGSTLAQASPPDMRLPIALALGWPERIPGAAAACTFESPTAWTFEPLDDEVFPAVRLARQAGSGGGCLPAVYNAANEEAVAAFLGGGTAFTSIVDTVERVLAEADGWAHEPADVAEVLAAEDWARSRARELVATSVGSGRD, encoded by the coding sequence ATGAGCACACCACGCACGGTCCTGGTCCTCGGCTCCACCGGGTCGATCGGCACCCAGGCCCTCGACGTCATCGCCGCCAACCGCGACCGCTTCACCGTCGTCGGGCTCGCCGCGGGCGGGTCGGACCCGGCCGTGTTGGCTGCTCAGGCCGTCGAGCACGGCGTCGAGGCGGTGGCCGTCGCCAAGGCGACCGCGGTCGAGGACGTCACGCTCGCCCTCTACGCCGAGGCGCAGAAGCGGGGCTACTCGACCGGCGACTACAAGCTGCCGCGGATCCTCGCCGGGCCGACCGCGATGGTCGACCTGATCGACTCGACGCCCGCGAACGTCGTCCTGAACGGCATCACGGGCTCGATCGGCTTGGAGCCGACTCTCCGGGCGCTCGACTCCGGCTCGACGCTGGCCCTGGCCAACAAGGAGTCCTTGATCGCCGGCGGGCCCCTCGTGCTCAAGGCCGCCAAGCCCGGTCAGCTCGTCCCGGTGGACTCCGAGCACTCCGCCCTCGCCCAGTGCCTGCGCGGTGGCACGGACGCCGAGGTGGCCAAGCTCGTGCTGACCGCCTCCGGTGGGCCGTTCCGGGGGCGCAAGAAGTCCGAACTCGAAGGCATCACCGCAGCTCAGGCGCTCGCGCACCCGACCTGGTCGATGGGGCCGGTGATCACCGTCAACTCGGCCACCCTGGTCAACAAGGGCCTGGAGTTGATCGAGGCGCACCTGCTGTTCGGCGTGCCCTACGACCGCATCGACGTGGTCGTGCACCCCCAGTCGGTGATCCACTCCATGGTCACCTTCACCGACGGTTCGACCCTCGCGCAGGCCTCCCCGCCGGACATGCGGCTGCCCATCGCGCTGGCCCTGGGCTGGCCGGAGCGCATCCCGGGTGCCGCCGCCGCGTGTACCTTCGAGTCACCGACCGCCTGGACGTTCGAGCCGCTGGACGACGAGGTCTTCCCGGCGGTCCGGCTGGCCAGGCAGGCGGGCTCCGGCGGGGGTTGCCTGCCGGCGGTCTACAACGCCGCCAACGAGGAAGCGGTCGCGGCCTTCCTGGGTGGTGGCACGGCGTTCACGTCCATCGTGGACACGGTGGAGCGGGTGCTGGCGGAGGCGGACGGCTGGGCGCACGAGCCCGCCGACGTCGCCGAGGTGCTCGCCGCCGAGGATTGGGCCCGCTCGCGGGCGCGGGAACTCGTGGCCACTTCGGTGGGGTCTGGAAGGGACTGA
- a CDS encoding M50 family metallopeptidase: MVFFLGILLFALLIGISIALHELGHLATAKMFGMKVTRYFIGFGPKIWSFRRGETEYGLKVIPAGGFCEITGMTALEEVRPEDQHRAFYRQKTWKRVVVLSAGSITHFILGFFILYLMAAIIGIPNLRNTPLVAEVAPCVTSVTVTECKPGDTSPAQKAGFQAGDEILAVAGTPTPTWTDVLKVTRDRFGATDFKVKRGEQELVLSVDVTRVDREYVRKDGSTYKKEVGAIGILHQTEFNYNALTAFGGAAKYTGDMFVNTWNGLLKFPEKIPAVIKAIGGGERDLDTPVSVVGASRLGGEAVEQGLWPFFWLMLAGLNFFVGVFNLLPLLPLDGGHIAVNLYERVRNWIRKLRGLPAGAPVNYLRLLPLTYFVIFVGGAVTLLTVTADIVNPIRLQ; the protein is encoded by the coding sequence GTGGTCTTCTTTTTGGGCATCTTGCTGTTCGCCCTGCTGATCGGCATCTCGATCGCCCTGCACGAGCTGGGCCACCTGGCCACCGCGAAGATGTTCGGGATGAAGGTGACCCGGTACTTCATCGGGTTCGGGCCGAAGATCTGGTCCTTCCGCCGCGGCGAGACCGAGTACGGCCTGAAGGTCATCCCGGCCGGCGGGTTCTGCGAGATCACCGGCATGACCGCGCTGGAGGAGGTCCGCCCGGAGGACCAGCACCGCGCGTTCTACCGGCAGAAGACCTGGAAGCGGGTCGTGGTGCTCAGCGCGGGCTCCATCACCCACTTCATCCTCGGCTTCTTCATCCTGTACCTGATGGCCGCGATCATCGGCATCCCCAACCTGCGCAACACGCCGCTGGTGGCCGAGGTCGCGCCGTGCGTCACCAGCGTCACGGTCACCGAGTGCAAGCCCGGTGACACCTCGCCCGCGCAGAAGGCCGGCTTCCAGGCCGGTGACGAGATCCTCGCCGTCGCCGGGACGCCCACGCCGACCTGGACCGACGTGCTGAAGGTGACCCGCGACCGGTTCGGCGCCACCGACTTCAAGGTCAAGCGCGGTGAGCAGGAACTGGTGCTCAGCGTCGACGTGACCCGGGTCGACCGGGAGTACGTGCGCAAGGACGGCTCGACCTACAAGAAGGAAGTCGGCGCGATCGGCATCCTCCACCAGACCGAGTTCAACTACAACGCGCTCACCGCCTTCGGCGGGGCCGCCAAGTACACCGGCGACATGTTCGTCAACACGTGGAACGGCCTGCTCAAGTTCCCCGAGAAGATCCCCGCGGTGATCAAGGCGATCGGCGGCGGCGAGCGCGACCTGGACACCCCGGTCAGCGTGGTGGGCGCGTCCCGGCTGGGTGGCGAGGCGGTCGAGCAGGGCCTGTGGCCGTTCTTCTGGCTGATGCTGGCCGGCCTGAACTTCTTCGTCGGCGTGTTCAACCTCCTGCCGCTGCTCCCGCTTGACGGTGGTCACATCGCCGTCAACCTGTACGAACGGGTGCGAAACTGGATCCGGAAGCTCCGGGGCCTCCCCGCGGGCGCGCCGGTCAACTACCTGCGGTTGCTGCCGCTGACCTACTTCGTGATCTTCGTGGGCGGTGCGGTGACGCTGCTGACCGTGACCGCGGACATCGTCAACCCCATCCGACTCCAGTGA
- the ispG gene encoding flavodoxin-dependent (E)-4-hydroxy-3-methylbut-2-enyl-diphosphate synthase, translating to MPALPPPVLSERRKTRQLMVGSVGVGSEFPVSVQSMTTTVTADVNATLQQIAELTAAGCDIVRVACPSQDDADALAAIARKSQIPVIADIHFQPKYVFAAIEAGCAAVRVNPGNIKKFDDKVREIAQAAKDHNTPIRIGVNAGSLDPRLMAKYGKATPEALAESALWEASLFAEHDFHDLKISVKHNDPVVMIRAYEILAEQCDYPLHLGVTEAGPAFQGTIKSAVAFGALLRQGIGDTIRVSLSAPPVEEVKVGHQILQSLNLRPRKLEIVSCPSCGRAQVDVYTLAEQVTAGLEGMEVPLRVAVMGCVVNGPGEAREADLGVASGNGKGQIFVKGKVIKTVPEHQIVETLIEEAMRIAEEMGETAGDGEPVVTVG from the coding sequence ATGCCGGCGTTGCCGCCCCCGGTGCTGTCCGAGCGCCGCAAGACCCGCCAGTTGATGGTCGGGTCCGTCGGTGTGGGCAGTGAGTTCCCGGTGTCGGTGCAGTCGATGACCACGACGGTCACCGCGGACGTCAACGCCACGCTCCAGCAGATCGCGGAGTTGACCGCGGCGGGCTGTGACATCGTGCGGGTGGCGTGTCCGTCGCAGGACGACGCCGACGCGCTGGCCGCGATCGCGCGCAAGTCGCAGATCCCGGTGATCGCGGACATCCACTTCCAGCCGAAGTACGTGTTCGCGGCGATCGAGGCCGGGTGCGCGGCGGTGCGGGTGAACCCGGGCAACATCAAGAAGTTCGACGACAAGGTCCGCGAGATCGCGCAGGCGGCGAAGGACCACAACACGCCGATCCGGATCGGGGTCAACGCCGGGTCGTTGGACCCGCGGTTGATGGCCAAGTACGGCAAGGCCACGCCGGAGGCGCTGGCGGAGTCGGCGTTGTGGGAGGCGTCGCTGTTCGCCGAGCACGACTTCCACGACCTGAAGATCAGCGTGAAGCACAACGACCCGGTCGTGATGATCCGCGCCTACGAGATCCTGGCGGAGCAGTGCGACTACCCGCTGCACCTGGGGGTGACGGAGGCGGGTCCGGCGTTCCAGGGCACGATCAAGTCCGCGGTCGCGTTCGGCGCGCTGCTGCGCCAGGGCATCGGGGACACGATCCGGGTGTCGCTGTCGGCTCCTCCGGTGGAGGAGGTCAAGGTCGGCCACCAGATCCTGCAGTCGCTCAACCTGCGGCCTCGCAAGCTGGAGATCGTCTCCTGCCCGTCCTGCGGTCGGGCCCAGGTGGACGTGTACACGCTGGCCGAGCAGGTCACCGCCGGTCTGGAGGGCATGGAAGTCCCGCTGCGCGTCGCCGTGATGGGGTGCGTGGTCAACGGGCCGGGCGAGGCGCGCGAGGCCGACCTGGGCGTGGCCTCGGGCAACGGCAAGGGCCAGATCTTCGTCAAGGGCAAGGTCATCAAGACCGTCCCCGAGCACCAGATCGTGGAGACCCTGATCGAGGAAGCCATGCGCATCGCCGAGGAGATGGGCGAGACCGCGGGCGACGGCGAGCCCGTGGTGACGGTCGGCTGA
- a CDS encoding GNAT family N-acetyltransferase — protein sequence MLRLAGARVLDERDLNQVLAVLAGDPVAACMVAARVEVAGLDPWRLGGEVWAYDHRSLRGARLDALCFAGPNLIPLCGNSSAIRSFADRARRRGRMCSSLVGPAEQVLALWEELAPDWGPAREVRGDQPLMALGRTPSVTPDPLVRPVRPDELDRYLPAAVAMFIEEVGVDPCADDGGASYRARVAELISSGRAFARFEGGEVVFKAEIGAMSNKVGQIQGVWVRPDRRGHGIGTAGTAAVAERLVRGLGRTASLYVNSYNEVARAAYRSIGFTQVGQYATVLF from the coding sequence GTGCTGAGGTTGGCTGGCGCGCGGGTGCTGGACGAGCGGGACCTGAACCAGGTCCTCGCCGTGCTGGCTGGTGACCCGGTGGCCGCCTGCATGGTGGCCGCCCGGGTCGAGGTCGCCGGGCTGGACCCGTGGCGGCTGGGCGGCGAGGTGTGGGCCTACGACCACCGCTCGCTGCGCGGCGCCCGGCTGGACGCCCTGTGCTTCGCGGGGCCGAACCTCATCCCGCTGTGCGGCAACTCGTCCGCCATCCGCAGCTTCGCCGACCGCGCGCGGCGGCGGGGCCGCATGTGCTCGTCCCTGGTCGGCCCGGCCGAGCAGGTGCTGGCGCTGTGGGAGGAGCTGGCCCCGGACTGGGGGCCGGCCCGCGAGGTGCGCGGCGACCAGCCGCTGATGGCGCTGGGCCGCACCCCGTCGGTGACCCCGGACCCGCTGGTGCGGCCGGTGCGCCCGGACGAGCTGGACCGGTACCTGCCGGCGGCGGTGGCCATGTTCATCGAGGAGGTCGGCGTCGACCCGTGCGCCGACGACGGCGGCGCGTCCTACCGGGCGCGGGTGGCCGAGCTGATCTCCAGCGGTCGCGCGTTCGCCCGGTTCGAGGGCGGCGAGGTCGTGTTCAAGGCCGAGATCGGGGCGATGTCGAACAAGGTCGGCCAGATCCAGGGCGTGTGGGTGCGGCCGGACCGGCGCGGGCACGGCATCGGCACCGCCGGGACCGCCGCCGTCGCCGAGCGGCTGGTGCGGGGGCTGGGCCGGACCGCCTCGCTGTACGTGAACAGCTACAACGAGGTCGCGCGGGCGGCCTACCGCAGCATCGGGTTCACCCAGGTCGGCCAGTACGCGACGGTGCTGTTCTAG
- a CDS encoding penicillin-binding transpeptidase domain-containing protein, with amino-acid sequence MTLRTALAVVALLVLSGCGLFSSKPGPDQIAGDFLTKLAAGDVDGAVALTDDPGKAKELVEKVRGALKPAAVRASVEQVRSAGESSAADATAKLEWELAHGRVWSYQTKFDLRREEDAWKVHWAPSVLHPKLGAQQSIGSSEVKPALAPVLDREGTPLLSPEQVVSILLDPAQAGDVGAVAGALGAALGRIDPAITAASITEGVGKVPAGQVYQVAALRDADYQSVKPEIYELPGVRFTSQTSLLAPARDFGSQVLPAVRKAVEEEIAGRAGLRIYTVNAAGNEVEDLHEVAPEPAEAISTGLSRAVQTAAEDALEPIAEPAMLVALSASTGDVLAVAQNKPADEQGAIALTGRFPPGSTFKMITAAAAVEAGVPADSPQPCPGKMTIDGRRIVPNDKEFDKGTIPLHSAFAFSCNTTFAKIASELPADALTKQAEKFGLGVDFEIPGITTITGSVPPATDVVERAEDGFGQGKLLASPFGMALVAATASHGSMPTPVVLKGRETKANLKPTAPSPAVLEPLRAMMREVVESGTAPQLRPYGDVRGKTGTAQFGDGTNSHGWFVGYRGDVAFATLLLGTNTSAPAVEASARFLRALG; translated from the coding sequence GTGACCCTCCGGACTGCCCTGGCCGTGGTGGCGCTCCTGGTGCTCAGCGGATGCGGCCTGTTCTCCTCCAAGCCCGGTCCCGACCAGATCGCCGGCGACTTCCTGACCAAGCTGGCGGCGGGTGACGTCGACGGCGCGGTGGCGTTGACCGACGACCCCGGCAAGGCCAAGGAGCTGGTCGAGAAGGTGCGCGGCGCGCTGAAGCCGGCCGCCGTGCGCGCCTCCGTCGAGCAGGTGCGGTCCGCCGGCGAGTCGTCGGCGGCGGACGCCACGGCGAAGCTGGAGTGGGAGCTGGCGCACGGCCGGGTGTGGTCGTACCAGACCAAGTTCGACCTGCGCCGCGAAGAGGACGCGTGGAAGGTGCACTGGGCGCCGTCCGTGCTGCACCCGAAGCTGGGCGCGCAGCAGTCCATCGGGTCGTCCGAGGTCAAGCCCGCGCTGGCGCCGGTCCTGGACCGCGAGGGCACGCCCCTGCTGTCACCCGAGCAGGTGGTCTCGATCCTGCTGGACCCGGCGCAGGCCGGTGACGTGGGCGCGGTCGCCGGGGCTCTCGGGGCCGCCTTGGGCCGGATCGACCCGGCCATCACGGCGGCGTCGATCACCGAGGGCGTCGGGAAGGTGCCCGCCGGCCAGGTGTACCAGGTGGCGGCGTTGCGCGATGCCGACTACCAGAGCGTGAAGCCGGAGATCTACGAGCTGCCCGGGGTGCGGTTCACGTCCCAGACGAGCCTGCTCGCGCCCGCGCGGGACTTCGGGTCGCAGGTGCTGCCCGCCGTGCGCAAGGCCGTGGAGGAGGAGATCGCGGGCCGGGCGGGGCTGCGGATCTACACCGTGAACGCGGCCGGCAACGAGGTCGAGGACCTGCACGAGGTCGCGCCGGAGCCCGCCGAGGCCATTTCGACGGGCCTGAGCCGGGCCGTGCAGACGGCGGCCGAGGACGCGCTGGAGCCGATCGCCGAGCCCGCGATGCTGGTGGCGCTGTCCGCGTCCACCGGCGACGTGCTGGCCGTGGCCCAGAACAAGCCCGCCGACGAGCAGGGCGCCATCGCCCTGACCGGCCGCTTCCCGCCGGGCTCGACGTTCAAGATGATCACGGCGGCGGCAGCGGTCGAGGCCGGCGTCCCGGCGGATTCGCCTCAGCCGTGCCCCGGGAAGATGACCATCGACGGCCGGCGGATCGTGCCCAACGACAAGGAGTTCGACAAGGGCACCATCCCGCTGCACTCGGCGTTCGCGTTCTCGTGCAACACGACCTTCGCGAAGATCGCGTCGGAGCTGCCCGCCGACGCACTGACCAAGCAGGCGGAGAAGTTCGGCCTGGGCGTCGACTTCGAAATCCCGGGCATCACCACCATCACCGGCTCGGTGCCGCCCGCGACGGACGTCGTGGAACGCGCGGAGGACGGCTTCGGCCAGGGCAAACTCCTGGCGAGCCCGTTCGGCATGGCCCTGGTGGCCGCCACGGCGTCCCACGGCTCGATGCCCACGCCGGTGGTGCTGAAGGGCCGGGAGACGAAGGCGAACCTGAAGCCGACCGCGCCTTCCCCGGCGGTGCTGGAGCCCCTGCGGGCGATGATGCGCGAGGTGGTCGAGTCGGGGACGGCTCCGCAGCTGCGGCCGTACGGGGACGTGCGGGGGAAGACGGGGACGGCCCAGTTCGGTGACGGGACCAACTCGCACGGCTGGTTCGTGGGCTACCGGGGGGATGTCGCTTTCGCGACCCTGCTGCTGGGCACGAACACGTCCGCTCCAGCGGTGGAGGCCTCGGCTCGGTTCCTCCGGGCACTGGGCTGA
- a CDS encoding type II toxin-antitoxin system Phd/YefM family antitoxin, with protein MESITVTEFRRNPEAYVLRAAAGEKIGITRWGKPAAMLTPPSPEDAVCDRFVLSGELVPATAPWRVLLDAPEDFEAHD; from the coding sequence GTGGAGTCGATCACCGTGACGGAGTTCCGGCGCAACCCGGAGGCCTACGTGCTCCGGGCCGCGGCGGGCGAGAAGATCGGGATCACCCGGTGGGGCAAGCCGGCCGCGATGCTGACGCCGCCTTCACCGGAGGACGCCGTCTGCGACCGCTTCGTCCTCAGCGGCGAACTGGTGCCCGCCACCGCGCCATGGCGAGTGCTGCTGGACGCGCCAGAGGACTTCGAGGCCCACGACTGA
- the map gene encoding type I methionyl aminopeptidase, which produces MSVRAPLEPGVLSPRRPVPAEIERPEYVDRKEPKRNTDPWVQPPEVIEAMRVAGRLAAQALQEAGKVVVPGVTTDEIDAVVHEFLCDNGAYPSTLGYRGFPKSCCTSLNEVICHGIPDSTVVQDGDIVNVDVTAFIGGVHGDTNATFLAGEVSDEVKLLVERTHEATMRAIKAVKPGRQLNVVGRVIESYANRFGYGVVRDFTGHGIGRTFHSGLVVLHYDAPHVPTVIETGMTFTIEPMITLGGIEHDMWDDGWTVTTRDKSWTAQFEHTIVVTEDGAEILTVC; this is translated from the coding sequence ATGTCCGTGCGTGCCCCTCTTGAGCCCGGTGTGCTCTCCCCGCGTCGTCCCGTGCCCGCTGAGATCGAGCGGCCTGAGTACGTGGATCGCAAGGAGCCCAAGCGCAACACCGACCCCTGGGTGCAGCCGCCCGAGGTGATCGAGGCGATGCGCGTGGCCGGGCGGTTGGCGGCGCAGGCGTTGCAGGAGGCGGGCAAGGTCGTCGTGCCCGGGGTCACCACCGACGAGATCGACGCCGTCGTGCACGAGTTCCTGTGCGACAACGGCGCCTACCCCTCGACGCTGGGCTACCGGGGCTTCCCCAAGTCCTGCTGCACCTCGCTGAACGAGGTCATCTGCCACGGCATCCCCGACTCGACCGTCGTCCAGGACGGCGACATCGTCAACGTCGACGTCACCGCCTTCATCGGCGGCGTCCACGGCGACACCAACGCCACCTTCCTCGCGGGCGAGGTCAGCGACGAGGTCAAGCTGCTCGTCGAGCGCACCCACGAGGCCACGATGCGGGCGATCAAGGCGGTCAAGCCCGGTCGTCAGCTCAACGTGGTGGGCCGGGTCATCGAGTCCTACGCCAACCGGTTCGGCTACGGCGTCGTGCGCGACTTCACCGGTCACGGCATCGGCCGCACGTTCCACAGCGGCCTGGTCGTGCTGCACTACGACGCCCCGCACGTCCCCACGGTCATCGAGACCGGCATGACGTTCACCATCGAGCCGATGATCACGCTCGGCGGCATCGAGCACGACATGTGGGACGACGGCTGGACGGTCACCACCCGCGACAAGAGCTGGACCGCCCAGTTCGAGCACACCATCGTGGTCACCGAGGACGGCGCGGAGATCCTCACCGTCTGCTGA